From one Dyella sp. 2HG41-7 genomic stretch:
- the lpxA gene encoding acyl-ACP--UDP-N-acetylglucosamine O-acyltransferase, with protein MIHPTAQIDPSAVIGANVSIGAFTVIGADVEIGDGTVIGPHVVVQGPTKIGRDNRIAQFASLGGDPQDMKFNGERTELIIGDRNLIREFVTINRGTGDGGSATRIGNDNWLLAYVHVAHDCKIGNHTIFSNYSALAGHVEVGDWTVFSGYSGAHQFCKIGEHAFIAMGCLLGADVPPFLMMANDQGGRPRGLNTTGLKRRGFEPERITAIKRAYRTLYTSGLSLAEAREQLVAQAKDSEDVRAMLDFLDRSERGLAR; from the coding sequence ATGATTCATCCGACCGCGCAAATCGATCCATCTGCGGTCATCGGCGCCAATGTCAGCATTGGCGCATTTACCGTCATCGGCGCCGATGTCGAAATCGGCGACGGCACGGTCATCGGTCCGCATGTGGTAGTTCAGGGGCCGACGAAGATCGGCCGCGACAACCGCATTGCGCAGTTCGCCTCGCTCGGCGGCGATCCGCAGGACATGAAGTTCAACGGCGAGCGCACGGAACTGATCATCGGCGATCGCAACTTGATCCGCGAATTCGTCACCATCAATCGCGGCACCGGCGACGGCGGCAGCGCCACGCGCATCGGCAATGACAACTGGCTGCTCGCCTACGTGCACGTCGCGCACGATTGCAAGATCGGCAATCACACCATCTTCTCCAACTATTCGGCGCTTGCCGGACATGTGGAAGTGGGCGATTGGACGGTGTTTTCCGGCTATTCCGGCGCACATCAATTCTGCAAGATCGGCGAACACGCCTTTATCGCGATGGGTTGCCTGCTCGGCGCCGACGTGCCGCCGTTCTTGATGATGGCCAACGATCAAGGCGGTCGCCCGCGCGGTTTGAACACCACCGGCCTGAAACGCCGCGGCTTCGAACCGGAACGCATCACGGCGATCAAGCGCGCATACCGCACGCTCTATACGTCGGGCCTTTCTCTGGCCGAAGCGCGCGAGCAACTGGTCGCGCAAGCGAAAGACAGCGAAGACGTGCGCGCCATGCTCGATTTTCTCGATCGCAGCGAGCGCGGATTGGCCCGTTAA
- the bamA gene encoding outer membrane protein assembly factor BamA, which yields MKRIAALILLASLSTSVLALEPFVVSDIRIEGLNRISAGTVFNYLPVNKGDRLTTEEAQQAIRALYNTKFFSDVELERDGDILVIKVVERPSIAKLTIRGNSDIKTDDLKKGLKEIGLSEGETFDRLALDRVQQELIRQYYNRGKYNVSVSPHVTELDRNRVSIDIEIREGKVAKVKEVNIVGNTAFTDKEIEDNFETGTTNFMSWYSKNDQYSQDKLSGDLKKLQSYYMDRGYADFGVDSTQVTIAPDKRAMYIAADVVQGDIYKISGTHLLGQLILPEDTLRKLVFVKDGDLFNRRAIEATSDSIKALLANIGYAFAKVNSVPKLDKQAHTADITWYIQPGPRVYVRRVIFQGNTRTEDDVLRREMRQLEGAWYSQAAIDRSKIRLQQLGYFKTVKIDKQTVPGSDDEVDLTVKVEEQSAGSLTFGVGYSQYSGIILSSSVSQKNFLGTGDQFTIGAERSDYLTSINAGYYNPYLTDNGIGIGYNATFSKADYSSLGSQYASYSNSTKSFSTTLGVPVTDFDRLSGSLGISSTKINTYEGYTPQVLVDYINALGHQTMHTWTGSLSWVHDTRNSYWAPTHGGQLTAGVNVALPGSTVQYWTLNAEANHYWPIGKGFVLYLDGKMGYGDTYGNQKYENTTADYSAANAVGYKAGDRVAFPFWMNFYAGGVTDLRGFQDNTLGPRACAGVATDGSPIKPQANGYCPGSSYTYAQPIGGAFKVLGTAEVYLPLPFLKDINTARVSVFMDVGQAYQNVQSFSTKTLDASAGVSLHWQAPIGPLIISLGFPFRSQPGDSQYEERIQFTFGSQF from the coding sequence GATGGCGACATCCTGGTGATCAAAGTGGTAGAGCGCCCCTCGATCGCCAAGCTCACCATTCGCGGCAACAGCGACATCAAGACCGACGACCTCAAGAAGGGCCTGAAGGAAATCGGCTTGTCCGAAGGCGAAACCTTCGACCGCCTGGCGCTCGATCGCGTGCAGCAGGAATTGATTCGCCAGTACTACAACCGCGGCAAGTACAACGTCTCGGTGTCCCCGCACGTCACGGAGCTCGATCGCAACCGCGTCTCCATCGACATCGAAATTCGCGAAGGCAAGGTCGCCAAGGTCAAGGAAGTGAACATCGTGGGCAACACGGCGTTCACCGACAAGGAAATCGAAGACAACTTCGAAACCGGCACCACCAACTTCATGTCGTGGTACTCCAAGAACGATCAATACTCGCAGGACAAACTCTCCGGCGATTTGAAGAAGCTGCAGTCCTACTACATGGATCGCGGTTACGCCGATTTCGGCGTCGATTCCACGCAGGTCACAATCGCACCGGACAAGCGCGCGATGTACATCGCGGCGGACGTCGTGCAGGGCGATATCTACAAAATCTCGGGCACGCACCTGCTGGGTCAGCTGATCCTGCCGGAAGACACCTTGCGCAAGCTGGTCTTCGTCAAGGACGGCGACTTGTTCAACCGTCGCGCCATCGAAGCTACGTCGGATTCGATCAAGGCGCTGCTGGCGAACATCGGTTACGCGTTCGCCAAGGTCAATTCGGTTCCGAAGCTGGATAAGCAAGCGCACACCGCGGACATCACCTGGTACATCCAGCCGGGTCCGCGCGTCTATGTGCGTCGCGTGATTTTCCAAGGCAATACGCGCACGGAAGACGACGTGCTGCGCCGTGAAATGCGCCAGCTCGAAGGCGCCTGGTATTCGCAGGCGGCAATCGACCGTTCGAAGATCCGTTTGCAGCAGCTCGGCTACTTCAAGACGGTAAAGATCGACAAGCAGACGGTGCCCGGCAGCGACGACGAAGTCGATCTGACGGTGAAGGTGGAAGAACAATCCGCCGGCAGTCTGACTTTCGGCGTGGGTTATTCGCAGTATTCGGGCATCATCCTTTCGAGCTCGGTATCGCAGAAAAACTTCCTCGGCACCGGCGACCAATTCACCATCGGTGCGGAGCGCAGCGATTACCTCACGTCGATCAATGCGGGTTACTACAACCCGTATCTGACCGATAACGGTATCGGCATCGGTTACAACGCCACATTCTCCAAAGCCGACTACAGCAGCCTGGGCAGCCAGTACGCCAGCTACTCGAACAGCACCAAGTCGTTCTCCACCACGCTGGGCGTTCCGGTCACCGACTTCGACCGCTTGAGCGGCAGCCTTGGCATCTCCAGCACCAAGATCAACACCTACGAGGGCTATACGCCGCAGGTGCTGGTCGACTACATCAACGCGCTGGGTCACCAGACCATGCACACCTGGACCGGCTCGCTGAGCTGGGTCCACGACACGCGCAACTCGTATTGGGCGCCGACACACGGCGGCCAGCTGACCGCCGGCGTGAACGTGGCGCTGCCAGGCTCGACCGTGCAGTACTGGACGCTCAATGCCGAAGCCAACCACTACTGGCCGATTGGTAAGGGCTTCGTGCTGTATCTGGACGGCAAAATGGGTTACGGCGACACCTACGGCAACCAGAAATACGAAAACACCACGGCCGACTACAGCGCCGCCAACGCCGTAGGTTACAAGGCCGGCGACAGGGTTGCTTTCCCGTTCTGGATGAACTTCTACGCCGGCGGCGTGACCGACTTGCGCGGTTTCCAGGACAACACCCTCGGCCCGCGCGCTTGTGCAGGCGTCGCGACGGACGGTTCACCGATCAAGCCGCAGGCGAACGGCTACTGCCCTGGCAGCTCGTACACCTACGCCCAGCCAATCGGTGGCGCGTTCAAGGTGCTCGGCACGGCGGAAGTCTATCTGCCGCTGCCGTTCCTCAAGGACATCAACACCGCTCGCGTGTCGGTCTTTATGGACGTGGGCCAGGCGTACCAGAACGTCCAGAGCTTCAGCACCAAGACACTGGACGCGTCGGCCGGTGTGTCCCTGCACTGGCAGGCGCCGATCGGTCCGCTGATCATCAGCCTGGGCTTCCCGTTCCGCTCTCAGCCGGGCGACAGCCAGTACGAAGAACGCATCCAGTTCACTTTCGGCAGCCAGTTCTAA
- the lpxD gene encoding UDP-3-O-(3-hydroxymyristoyl)glucosamine N-acyltransferase yields the protein MSTIQYSVAQIAERFALEFRGDGARLIDGVGTLAGAGPTQLSFLSNSKYSAQLATTRAGVVVLNNDTVDSCPTAALIARDPYVAYAHIAALFERLPAATPGIHPTATVAPSARVSASASIGPYCVIEENAVIEDGAFLGPHCIIGYGCVVGAQSRLVARVTLVTRVTLGKRVLAHPGAVIGSDGFGLAFDRDHWVKLPQLGGVRIGDDCEIGANTTIDRGALDDTVLEEDVRLDNQIQIAHNVYIGAHTAMAGCAAVAGSAKIGRYCMIGGNAGVLGHLEVADRVTITAKSLVTHSIREAGEYSSGVPLQENRQWRRNAARFKHLDEYARRLSALEKDKNDE from the coding sequence TTGAGCACGATCCAATACAGCGTCGCCCAAATCGCCGAACGCTTCGCCCTGGAATTCCGCGGCGATGGCGCGCGCCTGATCGACGGCGTGGGCACGCTCGCGGGCGCCGGGCCGACTCAGCTCAGCTTTCTCTCCAACAGCAAATATTCGGCGCAGCTGGCGACCACCCGCGCGGGCGTCGTCGTCTTGAATAACGACACCGTCGATAGCTGCCCGACCGCTGCGCTGATCGCACGCGATCCTTACGTCGCCTACGCGCACATCGCCGCGCTGTTTGAACGTTTGCCGGCGGCGACACCCGGCATACACCCCACAGCGACCGTCGCGCCCAGCGCACGCGTCAGCGCGTCGGCCAGTATCGGGCCGTACTGTGTGATCGAAGAAAATGCCGTGATCGAAGACGGCGCTTTCCTCGGTCCGCATTGCATCATCGGTTATGGCTGCGTCGTCGGGGCGCAATCGCGATTGGTCGCGCGTGTGACCCTGGTGACGCGCGTCACGCTTGGCAAACGCGTGCTGGCGCACCCTGGCGCGGTCATCGGTTCCGACGGTTTCGGCCTCGCCTTCGATCGCGACCATTGGGTCAAGCTGCCGCAATTGGGCGGCGTCCGCATCGGCGACGATTGTGAAATCGGCGCCAACACCACCATCGATCGTGGCGCGTTGGACGATACGGTTCTGGAAGAAGACGTGCGCCTGGACAACCAAATCCAGATCGCGCACAACGTTTACATTGGCGCGCACACCGCCATGGCAGGCTGCGCCGCGGTGGCCGGTAGTGCGAAAATCGGCCGTTATTGCATGATCGGCGGCAATGCCGGCGTGCTCGGCCATCTGGAAGTGGCCGACCGGGTTACCATTACGGCCAAGAGCCTGGTGACTCATTCCATTCGGGAGGCTGGCGAGTATTCCTCCGGGGTGCCGCTGCAAGAGAACCGACAGTGGCGCCGCAATGCTGCGCGCTTCAAGCACCTGGACGAGTACGCGCGCCGATTGTCGGCGCTGGAAAAGGATAAGAACGATGAGTGA
- the lpxB gene encoding lipid-A-disaccharide synthase, with protein sequence MDTTQPSAPLIALIAGEDSGDQLGADLIAALRRHYPDARFVGIGGSRMQSQGFESWYDIRELSLFGFAEVVRHLPRLLKLRKELVARLIAEKPAIVVGIDAPDFNLGVERRLKHAGLRTVHYVSPSIWAWRENRAEKIGQSVHRVLCLFPMEPPIYARHGIDARFVGHPLADRFPLVSDRVPARRALQLPLDVPVLALLPGSRASELERMGSIFLDAARRVATAMPGLRIVIPAANSRALATLKTMLARGPHDDASPILLDGHAHEAMLAADVVMLSSGTATLEAMLAKRPMVVGYRVSPMSYRIARVLKMLKTDVYALPNILARACGMGKNVTLVPELMQDNFTATKLANAAFELFRNSERRGAIVNAFEQLHEALRGHLPGHAGDHAADAIVELIDANATTNR encoded by the coding sequence ATGGATACAACCCAACCTTCCGCGCCACTGATCGCCCTGATCGCCGGTGAAGATTCCGGCGATCAACTGGGCGCCGATCTCATTGCAGCCTTGCGCCGGCATTATCCCGACGCGCGATTTGTCGGCATCGGTGGCAGCCGCATGCAGAGCCAAGGTTTCGAATCCTGGTACGACATTCGCGAACTTTCGCTGTTCGGCTTTGCGGAAGTGGTCCGTCATCTACCGCGATTGCTCAAACTGCGCAAAGAACTGGTCGCGCGTTTGATCGCTGAAAAACCGGCGATCGTGGTCGGCATTGATGCGCCCGATTTCAATCTGGGCGTCGAGCGGCGACTGAAACACGCGGGCTTGCGCACTGTTCACTACGTCAGCCCGTCGATCTGGGCGTGGCGCGAAAACCGCGCGGAAAAAATCGGCCAAAGCGTGCACCGTGTCCTTTGCCTGTTTCCGATGGAACCACCGATCTACGCGCGTCACGGCATCGACGCACGTTTCGTAGGTCATCCGCTGGCCGACCGCTTTCCGCTCGTTTCCGATCGCGTGCCGGCGCGCCGCGCGCTGCAATTGCCGCTGGATGTCCCGGTACTGGCGTTGTTGCCGGGTAGCCGCGCGTCGGAACTCGAGCGCATGGGCTCCATTTTTCTCGATGCGGCGCGGCGCGTCGCCACGGCGATGCCTGGATTGCGCATCGTGATCCCCGCCGCGAACTCGCGTGCGCTCGCCACGCTCAAGACCATGCTCGCGCGCGGTCCGCACGACGATGCGTCGCCCATCCTGCTCGACGGTCACGCGCACGAGGCCATGCTCGCCGCGGACGTCGTGATGCTTTCCTCCGGTACCGCCACGCTGGAAGCGATGCTCGCCAAGCGTCCCATGGTCGTGGGCTATCGCGTGTCGCCGATGAGTTATCGCATCGCGCGCGTGCTCAAGATGCTCAAGACCGATGTGTACGCGCTACCGAACATCCTTGCGCGCGCCTGCGGGATGGGCAAGAACGTCACGTTGGTGCCTGAGTTGATGCAGGACAATTTCACCGCCACCAAACTCGCGAACGCCGCGTTCGAACTGTTCCGCAACAGCGAGCGGCGCGGCGCGATCGTCAACGCATTCGAACAATTGCATGAAGCGTTGCGCGGACATCTGCCCGGCCATGCCGGCGATCATGCGGCAGATGCGATTGTCGAACTGATCGACGCGAACGCCACGACAAACCGTTGA
- the fabZ gene encoding 3-hydroxyacyl-ACP dehydratase FabZ, with product MSDNTPLITLPVNVEQIQQLLPHRYPFLLVDRVIEIVPEQSVVTLKNVTINEPFFNGHFPGHPVMPGVLIVEAMAQSAGLLTQISSRLKGGSASPLFYLAKVDNARFNAPVVPGDQLRMEVRLKRLLRSMGLFEARTLVDGKEVASCELMCAARSEK from the coding sequence ATGAGTGACAACACCCCCCTGATCACGCTGCCCGTGAACGTGGAGCAGATCCAGCAATTGCTGCCGCATCGCTATCCGTTCCTGTTGGTGGATCGCGTGATCGAGATCGTGCCCGAGCAAAGCGTGGTGACGTTGAAGAACGTCACCATCAACGAGCCATTCTTCAACGGCCATTTTCCCGGCCATCCCGTGATGCCCGGCGTGCTGATCGTGGAAGCGATGGCGCAGTCCGCCGGCTTGCTCACCCAGATCAGTTCGCGCCTCAAAGGCGGCTCGGCCAGCCCGTTGTTCTACTTGGCCAAGGTCGACAACGCCCGCTTCAACGCACCGGTGGTGCCCGGCGATCAACTTCGCATGGAAGTGCGACTCAAGCGCCTGCTGCGCAGCATGGGCCTGTTCGAAGCGCGCACCTTGGTCGATGGCAAAGAAGTGGCCAGCTGCGAGCTGATGTGCGCAGCGAGGTCGGAGAAATGA
- the rnhB gene encoding ribonuclease HII, protein MKRNDSASRLSARIAQALVAGVDEAGRGPLAGPVVVAAVVLDPQRPIDGLNDSKKLSEAKREQLFPLIIERALAYHVVMVEREEIDRINIFQATMIGMTRAVLGLTPAATEALIDGNHLPKNLPCPGRAIIGGDALEPAISAASILAKVSRDRLMVTMDAQFPGYGFAEHKGYSTPAHLEALKRLGPCEQHRRSFAPVKLLVDQGQLF, encoded by the coding sequence ATGAAACGTAACGATTCTGCCAGTCGTTTATCCGCTCGCATCGCGCAAGCGCTCGTCGCCGGCGTCGACGAAGCTGGGCGCGGGCCGTTGGCGGGACCCGTTGTGGTAGCCGCGGTGGTGCTTGATCCTCAGCGCCCTATCGACGGATTGAACGATTCGAAAAAGCTCAGCGAAGCCAAACGCGAACAACTGTTCCCGTTGATCATCGAACGCGCCCTCGCTTATCACGTGGTCATGGTCGAGCGCGAAGAAATCGATCGCATCAACATTTTCCAAGCCACAATGATCGGCATGACCCGCGCGGTGTTGGGTTTGACACCCGCCGCGACGGAAGCGTTGATCGACGGCAACCATCTGCCGAAAAACCTTCCCTGCCCCGGACGCGCGATTATCGGCGGCGATGCGCTGGAACCGGCGATCAGCGCGGCGTCGATTCTGGCCAAGGTGAGCCGCGACCGTCTCATGGTGACGATGGACGCGCAGTTTCCAGGCTACGGTTTCGCCGAGCACAAAGGCTATTCCACGCCGGCACACCTGGAAGCGCTGAAACGACTGGGACCTTGCGAACAGCATCGACGCAGCTTTGCGCCGGTGAAATTGCTGGTGGATCAAGGCCAGCTTTTCTGA